The DNA window AGCCGAGGTGCCCGGCGGGTTTGCCGTCGATCTCGCACATCGGCACGGCGTCGCCGATCGCGGCGTCCCGGCCGGCCGTCACCGCCTTCGCCCGCCACTTCGCCGGGATCGAGAAGATGATTCCCATCGGGCACGGGCTCGCCTTGCCGCCGATCTCACCGGCGGCCTCGATCGGGGCCACCTCGTCGTACCAGGGCGGTCCGGCGACGACGGGTGAGCCGGTCGGGCTCGGTGCCGTCGAGGCCGTCGCCGCTGGCCGCGGCTTCCCGTCGCCGCAGCCGGCCATCCCGGCAAGGGCCAGCACGGCCACCATGGCAGTGGCGGTACGTCGCCGCATTTCCGTCCTCCTGAATGGGTGCCACCGTGCCCGGCGGCCCAGGAAGGCTAGTCGATCTTCACCGGCCCTGGTGTCCCGGGATCGGACGGGCGGTGCGCCCGCAGCATCAGCGAGACCCCGGGCAGCGCCTGCACGGGCAGGTGCCGCTCGACCGCGACCACCGTACGCAGGCCGAGGTTGACCAGCGGGTGCGGCTCGTCCAGGTCCGAGCCGGTGCACCGGCGGCGCCGCCAGGCCGCCACCGGGCGGAGCAGCACGTTCCAGCTCCACAGCTCGTCCACCACCAGCCCGGCCCTCTCCACCACGGCCCGCAGCCCGGCGCGGTCGTAGCGGCGGACGTGCCCGACCGCCGCGTCGTGCGCCGACCAGAGCCGCATGTCGGCCGGCACCGTGATGAGGGCCGTCCCGCCGGGGCGCAGCGCCCGCCGCAGCTCGGCGGCCGCGAGGTGGTCCTCGTCGACGTGCTCCAGGATGTCGAAGGCGACCACCAGACCGAGCCCGGCCGAGCGGACCGGAAGCCGCCGGGCGTCGGCCCGGATCACGTCCAGGCCCCGGCCCCGGGCCACCCCGGCGCCCTCGGCGCTGTATTCCAGCGCGACCGGCCGCCAGCCGTGC is part of the Micromonospora halotolerans genome and encodes:
- a CDS encoding lipoprotein — its product is MRRRTATAMVAVLALAGMAGCGDGKPRPAATASTAPSPTGSPVVAGPPWYDEVAPIEAAGEIGGKASPCPMGIIFSIPAKWRAKAVTAGRDAAIGDAVPMCEIDGKPAGHLGFLRVWDADAGLSQQYTMDKFLDAYGEATQRQYRRTKAGPLDAYEASFVGPGGTRERAILVSTIWGRYLLTLGGADDEEHLAMLPAYQLAKQTAKNNRE
- a CDS encoding class I SAM-dependent methyltransferase — translated: MDATEIRKLAALEDTHWWYRERRVLLGRALRRLAAAGTRPGRALDIGAAGGGNTRVLRAHGWRPVALEYSAEGAGVARGRGLDVIRADARRLPVRSAGLGLVVAFDILEHVDEDHLAAAELRRALRPGGTALITVPADMRLWSAHDAAVGHVRRYDRAGLRAVVERAGLVVDELWSWNVLLRPVAAWRRRRCTGSDLDEPHPLVNLGLRTVVAVERHLPVQALPGVSLMLRAHRPSDPGTPGPVKID